The Pirellulimonas nuda genome includes a region encoding these proteins:
- a CDS encoding phosphatase PAP2 family protein → MKPDARLWIATTAAAAAVGLLSAYLVLAGRVARGSFDTFDRGVLLALRNADDVSDPIGPRWVEEVMRDCTAMGGMTICVLLSASVVIMLLLSGRSALAGYVGVVIVSGVALCMFLKASYDRPRPQLAPHGSHVYTKSFPSGHTMTAATVYLTLGAMLARVQRGRYAKLFILAVAVGVTLLVGLSRVYLAVHWPTDVIAGWLLGAGWALLAWCAAALLTRRLEHSTSPQSRRLANQLSDSDR, encoded by the coding sequence ATGAAGCCCGACGCCCGCCTTTGGATCGCAACGACGGCCGCCGCCGCCGCCGTCGGCCTGCTGTCGGCCTACCTCGTGTTGGCGGGCCGTGTGGCGCGAGGGTCGTTCGATACGTTCGATCGCGGTGTGCTGCTTGCGCTGCGTAACGCGGACGACGTTAGCGACCCGATCGGTCCGCGCTGGGTCGAGGAAGTCATGCGCGACTGCACAGCGATGGGAGGGATGACCATCTGCGTGCTGCTGTCGGCCAGCGTGGTGATCATGCTGCTGCTTTCTGGGAGGAGCGCTCTGGCAGGGTACGTTGGCGTGGTGATCGTCAGCGGGGTAGCGCTCTGCATGTTTCTCAAGGCGAGCTACGATCGCCCGCGGCCACAGCTCGCTCCGCACGGATCGCACGTCTACACGAAGAGCTTCCCCAGCGGCCACACGATGACGGCCGCGACGGTGTACCTGACCCTCGGGGCCATGCTTGCGCGCGTGCAACGCGGGCGGTACGCCAAGCTGTTCATCCTGGCGGTCGCCGTTGGCGTTACGTTGCTGGTTGGGCTGAGCCGCGTCTACTTGGCCGTTCACTGGCCGACGGACGTGATCGCCGGATGGCTGCTGGGGGCCGGCTGGGCGCTCCTGGCGTGGTGCGCTGCGGCGTTGTTGACGCGGCGGCTGGAGCACTCGACAAGCCCGCAATCGCGGCGGTTGGCCAATCAGCTTTCCGATTCCGATCGGTAG
- a CDS encoding DUF3891 family protein produces the protein MIVTSVESGWEVVFQRSHGLLAGQLATNFRLDFRPHFWTQTLETILSHDDNKQPFDARHYVTDLGAPRDFTLVSMASPDRVAEAERRIIDNHRKHRWCGLLMSMHVQHLYGAAEGISAEMKALLKAEAARRRRVLRQLNRKAQQLEDAYQLLRWCDRCSLILARNRIPDMGRRIEVTHDLGRQRYDLWRREDDTVCVEPWPFAPDAFDVELELRRATTLAFKNDADLLQHLDGAEIEARTWTFRR, from the coding sequence ATGATTGTTACGAGCGTTGAATCGGGCTGGGAGGTGGTCTTCCAACGATCACATGGGCTACTGGCCGGCCAACTGGCGACGAACTTTCGACTCGACTTTAGGCCGCACTTTTGGACACAGACGCTCGAGACGATTCTTTCGCACGACGACAACAAGCAGCCGTTCGATGCGCGCCACTACGTAACGGACCTGGGCGCCCCAAGAGACTTCACGCTCGTGTCGATGGCGTCGCCAGACCGCGTCGCAGAGGCCGAACGGCGGATCATCGACAATCATCGCAAGCACCGCTGGTGCGGGCTCTTGATGTCGATGCACGTCCAGCACCTGTACGGCGCCGCGGAGGGGATCTCGGCCGAAATGAAGGCCTTGCTCAAAGCAGAGGCGGCTCGTCGCCGGCGGGTTTTGCGGCAACTCAACCGCAAGGCCCAGCAGCTCGAAGACGCGTACCAGTTGCTGCGTTGGTGCGACCGCTGCTCGCTTATCCTCGCCCGCAATCGGATCCCCGACATGGGACGACGCATCGAGGTCACGCACGATCTGGGTCGCCAGCGCTACGACCTTTGGCGTCGCGAGGACGACACGGTGTGCGTCGAACCCTGGCCCTTTGCACCCGACGCGTTCGACGTCGAGCTAGAACTCCGTCGCGCAACCACGCTGGCCTTTAAGAACGACGCGGACCTCCTCCAACACCTCGACGGAGCAGAGATCGAAGCCCGCACATGGACCTTCCGCAGATAA
- a CDS encoding IS630 family transposase: MEIAEQVGMARRPVGVWRKRFAEVRLAAIEKDAPRPGRPCPERDSLTRRILEATTQTKPKQATHWSTRSLAAELGVSDARVARVWRAHGLQPHRVKTFKVSNDPDFAEKVHDVVGLYLNPPEHAIVLSVDEKTQVQALDRTQRGLPIHPASADLQPGRCGTMTHDYKRHGTTTLFAALNVAEGVVIDKCMKRHRHQEWIAFLKEIDARTPAGLDLHLIADLRPQENRRDAQAPQYAKLAEASPAIPHALHPHQQAAG; encoded by the coding sequence TTGGAGATCGCTGAGCAGGTGGGCATGGCGCGTCGGCCGGTCGGGGTGTGGCGGAAGCGGTTCGCCGAGGTTCGGCTGGCGGCGATCGAGAAGGACGCCCCGCGGCCCGGCCGCCCCTGCCCCGAGCGTGACTCGCTGACGCGACGGATCCTCGAAGCCACGACCCAGACCAAGCCGAAGCAGGCCACGCACTGGAGCACCCGCTCGCTTGCGGCGGAACTGGGGGTGAGCGACGCGCGGGTTGCCCGTGTGTGGCGGGCGCACGGCCTGCAGCCGCACCGGGTCAAGACCTTCAAGGTGTCCAACGACCCCGACTTCGCCGAGAAGGTGCACGACGTGGTCGGGCTGTACCTCAACCCGCCGGAGCACGCGATCGTGCTGTCGGTCGACGAGAAGACGCAGGTCCAGGCGCTCGACCGGACGCAGAGGGGGCTGCCGATCCATCCCGCCTCGGCGGATTTGCAACCCGGCCGCTGCGGGACAATGACACACGACTACAAGCGGCACGGCACGACGACGCTGTTCGCGGCGCTGAACGTCGCCGAAGGAGTCGTGATCGACAAGTGCATGAAGCGGCATCGTCATCAGGAGTGGATCGCCTTCCTCAAGGAGATCGACGCGCGGACCCCGGCGGGGCTCGATCTGCACCTGATTGCCGACCTCCGTCCACAAGAGAACCGGCGCGACGCACAAGCACCCCAATATGCAAAGCTGGCTGAAGCGTCACCCGCGATTCCACATGCACTTCATCCCCACCAGCAGGCAGCTGGCTGA
- a CDS encoding non-reducing end alpha-L-arabinofuranosidase family hydrolase, with protein sequence MLPSIARQTFVVATETAVLAVALAAGHAWAQIPADSLFGGPLRWASTGPLVQPVSDERHPILAVKDPSVVYHDGKWHVYATTAVDRGGWSIVYLSFEDWERAADAKPYYLDQSPGLGGYHCAPQVFYFRPHKKWYLVYQSQHPQYSTTDDLSKPGTWTAPKDLLPARTEGMPRLPIDYWVICDQTHAYLFFTGDNGRMYRSRTKIDDFPSGLSNPVVAIDETRELLFEGSMTYKIKGMDKYLTLVEGLGPSRYYRAFTAERLDGAWTPVPGADSFRNPFAGVANVSFKEGAADWTDDISHGELLRDGYDETLTVDLDNLRMLFQGRDPAVNTGYHELPYKLGIIERITADEQDDAREPQAREKSPRREATRPRRPEGGLGGPIVVGPDDKPSFDDPPADYKKVRAEIPHGKLEMIQYESGSVGTTRKMNVYTPPGYSDDRRYPVLYLLHGIGGDETEWQRFCQPETILDNLIADGLAEPMIVVMPNGRAQENDRAVGNVFASAPAFARFEADLLDDVIPTIESRYSVAADREHRALAGLSMGGGQALNFGLGNLDVFAWVGGFSSAPNTQPPAELVPDPAAAREQLKLLWLACGDQDGLIRISQGVHGYLKEHDVPHVWHVDSHGHDPTEWGANLYLFAQRIFK encoded by the coding sequence ATGCTTCCATCAATAGCGCGGCAGACGTTCGTGGTGGCTACCGAAACGGCGGTGCTGGCCGTGGCCCTCGCGGCCGGACACGCGTGGGCACAGATTCCCGCTGACAGCTTGTTCGGCGGCCCGCTGCGGTGGGCTTCGACGGGCCCACTTGTCCAGCCCGTGTCGGATGAGCGCCATCCGATCCTCGCCGTGAAAGACCCGTCGGTCGTCTACCACGACGGCAAGTGGCACGTTTACGCGACGACCGCAGTCGACCGCGGCGGGTGGAGCATCGTCTACCTGAGCTTCGAGGACTGGGAGCGGGCGGCCGACGCGAAGCCCTACTACCTCGACCAGTCTCCGGGGCTAGGCGGCTACCACTGCGCTCCGCAGGTGTTTTACTTCCGCCCCCACAAGAAATGGTACCTGGTCTACCAATCGCAGCACCCCCAGTATTCAACGACGGACGATCTGTCGAAGCCAGGAACGTGGACCGCGCCGAAGGACTTGCTGCCGGCGCGGACCGAGGGGATGCCACGCCTGCCGATCGACTACTGGGTCATCTGCGACCAGACGCACGCCTACCTCTTCTTCACCGGCGACAACGGCCGCATGTACCGCAGCCGCACCAAGATTGACGACTTCCCCAGCGGCCTTAGTAATCCCGTGGTGGCGATCGATGAGACGCGCGAGCTGCTCTTTGAGGGGAGCATGACCTACAAGATCAAAGGCATGGACAAGTACCTAACCCTAGTGGAGGGACTGGGCCCCAGCCGCTACTACCGGGCGTTCACCGCCGAGCGTCTCGACGGCGCGTGGACCCCCGTGCCGGGCGCAGACAGCTTCCGGAACCCGTTCGCCGGCGTGGCCAACGTCAGCTTTAAGGAGGGCGCCGCCGACTGGACCGACGACATCAGCCACGGTGAATTGCTCCGCGACGGATACGACGAGACCCTCACGGTCGACCTTGACAATCTACGGATGCTGTTCCAGGGACGCGACCCGGCGGTCAACACGGGCTACCACGAGCTTCCCTATAAGCTCGGAATCATCGAGCGGATCACCGCCGACGAGCAGGACGACGCCCGCGAACCGCAGGCCCGGGAAAAATCGCCCCGGCGTGAGGCGACCCGGCCGAGGCGCCCCGAAGGGGGCCTTGGCGGCCCGATCGTCGTCGGGCCCGACGACAAACCCTCGTTCGACGATCCGCCGGCCGACTACAAGAAGGTCCGTGCCGAGATTCCCCACGGCAAGCTCGAGATGATCCAGTACGAATCGGGGTCGGTCGGGACGACCCGCAAGATGAACGTCTACACGCCGCCGGGATACTCGGACGATCGGCGGTACCCGGTGCTCTACCTGCTGCACGGCATCGGCGGCGACGAGACCGAGTGGCAGCGGTTCTGCCAACCGGAGACGATCCTCGACAACCTGATCGCCGACGGCTTGGCCGAGCCGATGATCGTCGTCATGCCGAACGGACGGGCTCAGGAGAACGACCGTGCGGTGGGGAACGTGTTCGCTTCGGCGCCGGCATTCGCTCGCTTCGAAGCGGACCTGCTCGACGACGTCATCCCAACCATCGAGTCGCGTTACTCGGTAGCGGCCGATCGAGAGCACCGCGCCCTCGCCGGGCTTTCGATGGGTGGAGGACAGGCCCTCAACTTCGGCCTGGGCAACCTGGACGTGTTCGCCTGGGTCGGCGGATTCTCCTCCGCTCCCAACACGCAGCCGCCCGCGGAACTCGTACCGGACCCCGCCGCGGCCCGCGAGCAACTCAAGCTCCTATGGCTTGCCTGCGGAGATCAGGACGGCCTAATCCGCATCAGCCAGGGCGTCCATGGTTACCTGAAAGAGCACGATGTGCCGCACGTGTGGCATGTCGACTCCCACGGTCACGACCCGACGGAATGGGGCGCCAACCTCTACTTGTTCGCCCAGCGGATCTTTAAGTAA
- a CDS encoding FAD-dependent oxidoreductase — MTNCLSFFAVTLLAAPVCRAQAPYEVCVYGETASGVSAAIQAARMGKRVVLVSTNAHVGGMTTSGLTATDINRNTLIGGIAREFYGQLYAWYENPDAWRCQEREAFFVASQKRTFTGKNDALKIQWVYESHVGEKIQRAMLRDAGVELALNERLDLERGVEKGDGRIRRIKMESGRGFAAQVFIDATYEGDLMALAGVSYTVGREANSQYGESLNGVRLNPVIGREGKSVDPYVVEGDPASGLLPYIEPRVWAKDGEADPRRVQAYCYRLTLTDDPANRVAIERPAAYDPALYEVLARMLQISPETQLQEIITLTPMPNRKTDTNKLNLIGANYEYPEGDYATRQRIGQRHRDFALGMLWFLAHDQRVPPHIRAEMKPWGLPRDEFPDNGHFPYQLYVREARRMVGEYVMSEKNCRRVDSEPASESIGVGTYMLDSHQFSRVLDHDAKLRYEGGLAGKSVSYPISYRSITPKRDECPNLLVPVCVSASHVAYSSIRMEPVYMVLGQSAGAIASLAIDHRCDVQQLDYSELKQTLLDAGQILQP; from the coding sequence ATGACCAATTGCTTGTCGTTCTTCGCAGTGACGTTGCTAGCGGCGCCCGTCTGCCGCGCGCAGGCGCCGTATGAGGTTTGTGTCTACGGGGAGACCGCTTCGGGCGTTAGCGCCGCGATCCAGGCCGCCCGCATGGGCAAGCGGGTCGTGCTGGTCTCGACAAACGCTCACGTCGGAGGCATGACCACGTCGGGGCTAACCGCTACGGACATCAACCGCAACACGCTGATTGGCGGGATCGCCCGCGAGTTCTACGGCCAACTGTACGCCTGGTACGAGAACCCCGACGCCTGGCGTTGCCAAGAACGCGAGGCGTTCTTCGTCGCGAGCCAGAAACGCACCTTCACCGGCAAGAACGATGCGTTGAAGATCCAGTGGGTCTACGAATCGCACGTCGGCGAGAAGATTCAGCGAGCGATGCTGCGTGATGCGGGGGTCGAGCTCGCACTGAACGAGCGTCTAGATTTGGAGCGGGGGGTCGAGAAAGGCGACGGTCGGATCCGTCGCATCAAGATGGAAAGCGGACGCGGGTTCGCCGCGCAGGTGTTCATCGACGCCACGTACGAGGGGGACCTGATGGCCCTGGCCGGCGTCTCCTACACCGTGGGCCGGGAAGCGAACAGCCAGTACGGCGAGTCGCTCAACGGCGTGCGACTCAACCCGGTGATCGGCCGCGAAGGGAAATCGGTTGACCCTTACGTGGTCGAGGGCGACCCCGCCTCGGGCCTGCTGCCGTACATCGAACCGCGCGTCTGGGCCAAGGACGGAGAAGCCGACCCGCGCCGTGTGCAGGCCTATTGCTACCGCCTGACGCTGACCGACGACCCCGCGAATCGCGTCGCGATCGAGCGCCCCGCGGCGTACGACCCGGCGTTGTACGAGGTGCTGGCGCGCATGCTGCAGATCAGCCCCGAGACGCAGCTACAAGAGATCATCACGCTCACCCCCATGCCCAACCGGAAAACCGACACCAACAAGCTGAACCTTATCGGCGCAAACTACGAGTACCCCGAGGGGGACTACGCCACACGCCAACGCATCGGCCAACGCCACCGCGACTTCGCCCTGGGCATGCTCTGGTTCCTAGCGCACGACCAACGCGTTCCGCCGCACATCCGCGCCGAGATGAAGCCGTGGGGGCTGCCCCGGGACGAGTTTCCGGACAACGGGCACTTCCCCTACCAGCTCTACGTGCGCGAAGCGCGACGCATGGTTGGCGAGTACGTGATGTCCGAAAAGAACTGCCGGCGCGTCGACTCGGAACCGGCGTCCGAGTCCATCGGCGTGGGGACGTACATGCTCGATTCACACCAGTTCTCGCGCGTGCTGGACCACGACGCCAAGCTCCGCTACGAGGGGGGGCTGGCCGGCAAGTCCGTCTCGTACCCCATCAGCTACCGCAGCATCACGCCCAAGCGGGACGAATGCCCAAATCTGTTGGTGCCGGTATGCGTATCGGCTTCGCATGTCGCGTACAGCTCGATCCGGATGGAGCCCGTGTACATGGTTCTCGGCCAATCGGCGGGCGCGATCGCGTCGCTGGCGATCGACCATCGCTGCGACGTGCAGCAACTCGACTACTCGGAACTGAAGCAGACGCTCTTGGACGCGGGGCAGATCCTGCAGCCTTGA
- a CDS encoding PEP-CTERM sorting domain-containing protein (PEP-CTERM proteins occur, often in large numbers, in the proteomes of bacteria that also encode an exosortase, a predicted intramembrane cysteine proteinase. The presence of a PEP-CTERM domain at a protein's C-terminus predicts cleavage within the sorting domain, followed by covalent anchoring to some some component of the (usually Gram-negative) cell surface. Many PEP-CTERM proteins exhibit an unusual sequence composition that includes large numbers of potential glycosylation sites. Expression of one such protein has been shown restore the ability of a bacterium to form floc, a type of biofilm.): MLILKTIRSRFVTSHPAPAAAHFCGAPSLRPAALLVAPMATILLWGCGAPPAQGALIATDHFLSGSAPASGEYAVTQLRRSTANGAGQDPTIEGFSGAWTGNVTSGSLAVAQWTAESASTGSSVGYQQGGRARFGGSEATNALQRRVQRELAPYTPSSTYYVSLITQIATGDTAGALGFVGAGFTNSDASVTQADANIVGGAGLRGFLLGAASSDGLTTDFVVRHVGSSGSLQDELLAGAIESIIPTQTIVRIDFNDDPGNAAGNSKLTVWHNPTDTSSELAATASAAPLVFRSFALSTESDITHLTLTGVNYSKAASFDEPRFATTWESALAIPEPSSWAILAVGCAALAARRGRRQKQAT; encoded by the coding sequence ATGCTCATCTTGAAAACCATCCGATCGCGGTTCGTGACTAGCCACCCGGCGCCTGCCGCCGCGCATTTCTGCGGCGCTCCATCGCTGCGACCGGCCGCGCTGCTCGTAGCGCCGATGGCGACCATCCTGCTGTGGGGTTGCGGCGCCCCGCCTGCACAGGGCGCCCTGATCGCGACCGACCACTTCCTCTCGGGCAGCGCCCCGGCGAGCGGCGAGTACGCCGTGACGCAACTGCGTCGGTCCACGGCGAATGGCGCGGGCCAGGACCCAACTATCGAGGGATTCTCAGGCGCCTGGACAGGCAACGTAACAAGCGGATCCCTCGCCGTGGCCCAGTGGACCGCCGAGTCGGCGTCCACGGGATCGAGCGTTGGTTACCAGCAAGGGGGACGGGCCCGCTTCGGGGGCTCCGAAGCCACCAACGCCCTGCAAAGACGCGTGCAGCGTGAGCTGGCGCCCTACACTCCCAGCAGCACCTACTATGTCTCGCTGATCACCCAGATCGCGACCGGCGACACGGCCGGCGCCCTTGGTTTTGTCGGCGCCGGGTTCACCAACAGCGACGCTTCGGTAACGCAGGCCGACGCCAATATCGTCGGCGGCGCCGGCCTGAGAGGCTTTCTGCTCGGGGCCGCGTCCTCAGACGGCCTGACCACCGATTTTGTAGTTCGGCACGTCGGCTCTTCGGGATCGCTGCAGGACGAGCTGCTCGCCGGCGCCATTGAGTCGATCATCCCAACTCAAACCATCGTCCGGATCGACTTCAACGACGACCCGGGCAACGCCGCCGGCAACTCGAAGCTGACGGTTTGGCACAACCCGACCGACACCTCCTCGGAGCTTGCCGCCACTGCGTCCGCGGCGCCGCTGGTGTTCCGCTCGTTTGCGTTGAGCACCGAATCCGACATCACCCACCTGACGCTTACGGGCGTCAACTACTCAAAGGCCGCCAGCTTCGACGAGCCTCGGTTTGCCACGACTTGGGAGAGCGCCCTGGCGATCCCAGAGCCGTCGTCATGGGCGATCCTCGCCGTGGGGTGCGCCGCATTGGCCGCCCGACGGGGGCGCCGGCAGAAACAGGCCACTTAG
- a CDS encoding sigma-70 family RNA polymerase sigma factor, translated as MTQQNAEERSTPHDTFITEFARNSRQLYAYIRTQTPNRHDADDVYQSTSLVMWRKLDTYRADTSFFAWGRQIAFYEVKKLRERTGRGTLLSDDALSALDAAFNARTDDSPRRLEALAGCLEKLAPASRRLIDQRYFHDRSPATIAEELGQSASSVYRSLARTHHWLMTCIQQTLAGARNGS; from the coding sequence ATGACACAGCAGAACGCCGAAGAGCGATCGACGCCGCACGACACATTCATCACGGAGTTCGCCCGCAACTCGCGGCAGCTCTACGCCTACATCCGCACCCAAACCCCCAACCGCCACGACGCGGACGACGTCTATCAGAGCACGAGCCTCGTCATGTGGAGAAAGCTGGACACCTACCGTGCCGACACCAGCTTCTTCGCCTGGGGCCGTCAGATCGCGTTCTACGAAGTCAAGAAGCTGAGAGAGCGTACCGGGCGGGGCACGTTGCTCTCGGACGACGCGCTCAGCGCCCTTGATGCGGCCTTCAACGCCCGCACGGACGACTCGCCGCGGCGCCTGGAGGCGCTGGCGGGGTGCTTAGAGAAACTAGCGCCGGCGTCTCGGCGGCTGATCGACCAACGCTACTTTCACGACCGCAGCCCCGCGACGATCGCCGAAGAGCTGGGCCAGTCGGCATCGTCCGTCTACCGTTCCCTCGCCCGCACGCACCACTGGTTGATGACGTGCATCCAGCAGACCCTCGCAGGAGCCCGCAATGGAAGCTGA
- a CDS encoding LamG domain-containing protein, protein MEADRAPDEELLATLIKMSAGDAAPEQYAALDKLVCEQPAACEQVVTGLIHLADLEWESVAQGPGVAVPDGSSAPDPMAEQGTTPLDRASLGLVSTAPRGPVASGPRDHGKTWRARLGAAAAFVAGIAAAVLLMHPPADQPVDFITGPPGDGLLAVDSEPLPPIATLVRNTSYVLESRAGTPMWAGASLRAGASVALFDGVAEIEFENGASVLLKGPAALEIDASGSPVLKYGGLVTRHVPNGPWRIRVPLAELWAPAGAMIGVDAFGEEAVVHAFEGDTLVRPLSDDLSAVTLTAGNAFRLRRDAHSEICLLEVAVRPDAFDFEARMDDGRLDLSSGYADTVLRSRPIAYWRFDSIDSGTVADDSGGNHPLQLIGEGVDVVRGPGNSFVSFTVRKNRGCFVSAAPLDEIAGTDYSVEFWFKPRHYHRGAVASLVEHATDQRGAVERHGLIIETHSASPASPVPPSLEGVETSPKAVRFLHRSPPGELLSGVACFSKTPYRLNDWQHLAAVKSSDALRLYLDGKLVCEESDSTTLPEGLSIVVGQLFSFGSVRPFVGELDELAFYDHALTEQEIAERMLGVETTLAPAGKDADPSVGAGR, encoded by the coding sequence ATGGAAGCTGACCGCGCTCCGGACGAGGAACTGCTCGCAACGCTCATCAAGATGTCGGCGGGCGATGCGGCCCCCGAGCAGTACGCCGCACTCGACAAGTTGGTGTGCGAGCAACCCGCCGCCTGCGAGCAGGTCGTGACCGGGCTGATCCACCTGGCGGACCTGGAGTGGGAGTCGGTCGCGCAAGGCCCCGGCGTTGCCGTGCCGGACGGGTCGTCCGCTCCGGACCCCATGGCCGAGCAGGGGACGACGCCGCTGGATCGCGCGAGCCTCGGTCTCGTGAGCACGGCTCCGAGGGGCCCGGTCGCCAGCGGCCCGCGCGATCACGGCAAAACTTGGAGGGCCAGGCTTGGCGCCGCGGCCGCTTTCGTAGCCGGCATAGCCGCCGCGGTGCTGCTGATGCATCCGCCCGCGGACCAACCGGTTGACTTCATCACCGGGCCTCCGGGGGACGGGCTTTTGGCGGTTGACTCAGAGCCGCTTCCTCCGATAGCGACGCTGGTTCGCAACACCAGCTACGTGCTCGAATCACGCGCCGGCACGCCGATGTGGGCCGGCGCGTCGCTCCGGGCCGGCGCCTCGGTGGCGTTGTTCGACGGGGTGGCCGAGATCGAGTTCGAGAACGGCGCCTCGGTCCTGCTGAAAGGCCCCGCGGCGCTCGAGATCGACGCCTCGGGCAGCCCGGTCCTCAAGTACGGCGGCTTGGTGACGCGGCACGTGCCCAACGGTCCCTGGCGTATCCGCGTCCCGCTGGCGGAGCTCTGGGCGCCGGCCGGCGCGATGATCGGCGTCGACGCGTTTGGCGAGGAGGCCGTAGTGCACGCGTTCGAGGGAGACACCCTGGTGCGGCCCCTGTCCGACGACCTCTCCGCAGTGACTCTGACAGCGGGGAACGCGTTCCGACTGCGGCGCGACGCCCACTCCGAGATCTGTCTGCTTGAGGTCGCCGTCCGGCCCGACGCGTTCGATTTCGAGGCGCGGATGGATGATGGGCGCCTCGACCTCTCGTCGGGTTACGCCGACACGGTCCTGCGGTCGCGGCCGATCGCCTACTGGCGTTTCGATTCGATCGATTCGGGGACCGTGGCCGACGACTCGGGGGGGAACCACCCGCTGCAGTTGATCGGCGAAGGGGTCGACGTGGTGCGTGGCCCCGGCAACAGCTTCGTTTCCTTTACGGTCCGCAAGAACCGGGGCTGCTTCGTCTCCGCGGCGCCCCTCGACGAGATCGCGGGGACGGACTATTCCGTTGAGTTCTGGTTTAAGCCCCGCCACTACCACCGCGGCGCCGTGGCGTCGTTGGTCGAGCACGCCACGGACCAGCGCGGGGCGGTCGAGCGGCACGGGTTGATTATCGAAACCCACTCGGCGTCGCCGGCCTCTCCGGTCCCTCCGTCGCTCGAGGGGGTGGAGACCAGCCCGAAGGCGGTCCGCTTCCTCCACCGCAGCCCCCCCGGCGAGCTCCTCTCCGGCGTCGCTTGTTTCTCGAAGACGCCCTACCGTCTCAACGACTGGCAGCACCTCGCGGCGGTCAAGTCGAGCGACGCGTTGCGGCTGTACCTGGACGGGAAGCTCGTCTGCGAAGAGAGCGACTCGACGACCCTCCCCGAGGGGCTGTCGATCGTCGTAGGCCAGCTCTTTTCTTTTGGTTCGGTCCGCCCGTTTGTCGGTGAGCTCGACGAGCTTGCGTTCTACGATCACGCGTTGACCGAGCAAGAGATTGCGGAGCGGATGCTGGGGGTTGAAACGACTCTCGCGCCCGCCGGAAAAGACGCCGACCCCAGTGTAGGAGCCGGACGATGA